The window TCGCCCATACAACACGGTCAAGCACCTGCCCGTCGTTGCTTTTATTGGTGGTGCGGCGCACACGCACTTCATACCGGCCTGCAGGTATTGCAATACTCGTTGGGGGTGATGCGCAGCAGCCCCGCCAAAGGGTGCGAAGAAGCATTGCGGCGCTGTTCA is drawn from Oleidesulfovibrio alaskensis DSM 16109 and contains these coding sequences:
- a CDS encoding phage portal protein translates to MSISAVFACVRLIAGAVASAPCRVYWRGPDEQRRNASSHPLAGLLRITPNEYCNTCRPV